A genome region from Microbacterium profundi includes the following:
- a CDS encoding ABC transporter ATP-binding protein: protein MEITTTDLGLAARVQHLTKSYGSGESAVTALDDISVGIRRGQFTAIMGPSGSGKSTLMHIMAGLDAPTEGRAWIGDTEITGLGDLDLTILRRRRVGFIFQAFNLVPTLDAIGNILLPFELDGRRPSAIERARIDGLVETLGLGARLRHRPHELSGGQQQRVAIARALATAPDLVFADEPTGNLDSASGREVLQLLSTASSEHGQSIAMVTHDAIAASHADRVLYLGDGRIVADHPRQSAEQIAAHMLAAEVAA, encoded by the coding sequence ATGGAGATCACGACCACAGACCTCGGGCTCGCAGCCCGTGTGCAGCACCTGACGAAGTCATACGGCTCTGGCGAGAGCGCCGTCACTGCTCTCGACGACATCAGCGTCGGTATCCGCCGCGGGCAGTTCACCGCCATCATGGGGCCGAGCGGATCGGGCAAGTCGACGCTCATGCACATCATGGCCGGCCTCGATGCGCCGACCGAGGGGCGCGCGTGGATCGGCGACACCGAGATCACCGGACTCGGCGACCTCGACCTCACGATCCTGCGGCGGCGGAGGGTCGGCTTCATCTTCCAGGCGTTCAACCTGGTGCCGACGCTCGATGCGATCGGCAACATCCTGCTGCCTTTCGAACTCGACGGTCGCCGGCCCAGCGCGATCGAACGCGCCAGGATCGACGGACTCGTCGAGACCCTCGGTCTCGGCGCGCGTCTGCGGCACCGTCCGCACGAGCTCTCCGGCGGCCAGCAGCAGCGCGTGGCCATCGCCCGCGCGCTCGCCACCGCGCCCGACCTCGTGTTCGCGGATGAGCCGACCGGCAACCTCGACTCCGCCAGCGGGCGCGAGGTGCTGCAACTGCTTTCGACCGCGAGCAGTGAGCACGGCCAGTCCATCGCGATGGTCACGCACGACGCGATCGCGGCCAGTCACGCCGACCGGGTGCTGTACCTCGGTGACGGCCGCATCGTCGCCGACCATCCTCGCCAGAGCGCCGAGCAGATCGCGGCGCACATGCTCGCCGCGGAGGTGGCGGCGTGA
- a CDS encoding SprT-like domain-containing protein yields the protein MAELDRVRVWGDALIRLHLDDSWSFGFDHAKRRAGQCDFRAKRITVSRYLAARFDDDEIHQVLLHEVAHAMAGHRAAHGAKWKLIARDIGYVGGTTHHGETAEELAPWIGTCPAGHVTYRHRRPSRATSCVKCSRTFDPRFEFTWTRREITAAAKLAAQMPREQ from the coding sequence ATGGCGGAACTTGACCGTGTGCGCGTCTGGGGAGACGCACTGATCCGGCTGCACCTCGACGACTCGTGGTCGTTCGGCTTCGACCACGCCAAGCGCCGCGCCGGTCAGTGCGATTTCCGGGCGAAGCGCATCACGGTGTCGCGCTATCTCGCTGCGCGCTTCGACGATGACGAGATCCATCAAGTGCTGCTGCACGAGGTGGCGCACGCCATGGCCGGACACCGGGCCGCGCACGGGGCGAAGTGGAAGCTCATCGCCCGCGACATCGGCTACGTCGGTGGCACGACGCACCACGGCGAGACGGCAGAGGAGCTCGCTCCGTGGATCGGCACCTGCCCCGCCGGCCACGTCACTTACCGGCACCGCAGGCCGAGCCGGGCGACCTCATGCGTCAAGTGCTCGCGCACGTTCGACCCGCGTTTCGAGTTCACCTGGACCCGCCGCGAGATCACGGCGGCGGCGAAGCTGGCCGCGCAGATGCCGCGCGAGCAGTAG
- a CDS encoding 1,4-dihydroxy-2-naphthoyl-CoA synthase yields MATASVSDLFDPAEWVLAPGAEDYTDITAHVTHDGGVARIAFHRPEVRNAFRPHTVDELYRALDIARQDPKIGAVLLTGNGPSAKDGGWAFCSGGDQRIRGRDGYKYVSTGSATDPSTPEPVEGSAIESPAAAASLGRLHILEVQRLIRFMPKVVIAVVPGWAAGGGHSLHVVCDLTVASAEHGKFKQTDADVGSFDAGYGSAYMARQTGQKFAREVFFLAEEYSAQRAYEMGAVNRVVPHADLEREALKMARTVLTKSPTAIRMLKFAFNAVDDGLVGQQVFAGEATRLAYGTDEAVEGRDSFLEKRDPDWTSFPWHF; encoded by the coding sequence GTGGCCACCGCATCCGTCTCAGACCTGTTCGATCCCGCTGAATGGGTGCTGGCACCCGGTGCAGAGGATTACACCGACATCACCGCGCACGTCACGCATGACGGCGGCGTCGCCCGCATCGCGTTCCACCGACCGGAGGTGCGCAACGCCTTCCGGCCGCACACGGTCGACGAGCTGTACCGGGCGCTCGACATCGCCCGCCAGGATCCGAAGATCGGCGCCGTGCTGCTCACCGGCAACGGGCCGAGCGCGAAGGACGGCGGCTGGGCGTTCTGCTCCGGCGGCGACCAGCGCATCCGCGGCCGCGACGGCTACAAGTATGTTTCGACAGGCTCAGCAACCGACCCTTCGACCCCTGAGCCTGTCGAAGGGTCAGCGATCGAGAGTCCCGCAGCCGCTGCGTCGTTGGGGCGTCTGCACATCCTCGAGGTGCAGCGGCTGATCCGCTTCATGCCCAAGGTCGTCATCGCCGTCGTCCCCGGGTGGGCCGCGGGCGGCGGGCATTCGCTGCACGTGGTGTGCGACCTGACCGTCGCGAGTGCAGAGCACGGCAAGTTCAAGCAGACGGATGCCGATGTCGGCAGCTTCGACGCCGGATACGGCTCGGCGTACATGGCCCGTCAGACCGGGCAGAAATTCGCGCGCGAAGTGTTCTTCCTCGCCGAGGAGTACTCCGCGCAGCGCGCCTACGAGATGGGCGCCGTGAACCGGGTCGTGCCGCACGCCGACCTCGAGCGCGAGGCGCTGAAGATGGCGCGCACGGTGCTGACGAAGTCGCCCACCGCGATCCGCATGCTGAAGTTCGCCTTCAACGCGGTCGATGACGGGCTCGTCGGCCAGCAGGTGTTCGCCGGCGAGGCGACCCGCCTGGCCTACGGCACGGATGAGGCCGTCGAGGGCCGCGACTCCTTCCTCGAGAAGCGCGACCCCGACTGGACGTCGTTCCCCTGGCACTTTTGA
- a CDS encoding GNAT family N-acetyltransferase produces MLELMRIDPFDSREVNLWWDIYAAAERADRGAGTAVWTRDESRHELQHDTATIDRRAYLARIDGEVVAGGRLALPMRDNLRVAMLGVHVAPELRRRGIGTAALTALEEEARSAGRSILKANASWPCSAGDDGSGVPGREFARRHGYALALGDVQSRLPLPVAAAHLDALGAEASARSQDYSLRSWIGSVPQVLVDGWAELDAAVDTEAPVGDLEIERATVDTSEIRRSETLIAQQNRRSFGTVACDRGGRVVAFTQLVVSGDDGNAYQWGTLVRREARGNRLGMAVKIANLRMLLAHASDVRAVYTYNAGVNEHMLSINRRLGFAPSELMAELQKRLV; encoded by the coding sequence ATGCTCGAACTCATGCGGATCGACCCGTTCGACAGCCGCGAGGTGAACCTCTGGTGGGACATCTACGCCGCCGCCGAACGTGCGGATCGCGGTGCCGGCACTGCGGTGTGGACGCGCGACGAATCCCGGCACGAGTTGCAGCACGACACCGCGACGATCGATCGCCGCGCGTACCTCGCCCGGATCGACGGCGAGGTCGTCGCGGGAGGGCGCCTCGCGCTGCCGATGCGCGACAACCTGCGGGTCGCGATGCTCGGCGTGCACGTCGCACCGGAACTGCGGCGCCGCGGCATCGGTACGGCAGCGCTCACGGCGCTCGAGGAGGAGGCGCGAAGCGCAGGGCGCAGCATCCTGAAGGCGAACGCGTCGTGGCCGTGCAGTGCGGGCGATGACGGATCCGGAGTTCCTGGTCGTGAGTTCGCTCGACGGCACGGCTACGCGCTGGCACTCGGCGATGTGCAGAGCCGCCTGCCGCTCCCCGTCGCAGCAGCGCATCTCGATGCGCTCGGCGCCGAAGCATCCGCTCGCTCCCAGGACTACTCGCTGCGCTCATGGATCGGCAGCGTTCCCCAGGTGCTGGTCGACGGATGGGCCGAGCTCGACGCCGCCGTCGACACGGAGGCGCCGGTCGGCGACCTCGAGATCGAGCGGGCCACGGTCGACACGAGTGAGATCCGCCGAAGCGAGACGCTGATCGCCCAGCAGAATCGACGCAGTTTCGGAACCGTCGCATGCGACCGCGGCGGCCGCGTCGTCGCTTTCACGCAGCTGGTCGTGTCGGGCGATGACGGCAACGCCTACCAATGGGGCACGCTCGTGCGTCGCGAGGCCCGCGGCAACCGGCTGGGCATGGCCGTCAAGATCGCGAATCTGCGGATGCTGCTGGCGCACGCCTCTGACGTGCGCGCCGTGTACACGTACAACGCCGGCGTCAACGAGCACATGCTGTCGATCAACCGCCGCCTGGGCTTCGCACCCTCCGAACTCATGGCCGAGCTGCAGAAGCGGCTGGTCTGA
- a CDS encoding type II toxin-antitoxin system VapC family toxin: protein MRLLLDTHLLLWAGLQPDRLSPAMSELLEDESNLPMFSAASVWEISIKAGLGRADFTVDSRSFRRALIDNGYEELSITSAHAAAIADLPAIHRDPFDRMLVAQARVEGITLFTSDRAVSAYGSPARLV from the coding sequence ATGCGACTGCTGCTCGATACGCACCTGCTGTTGTGGGCCGGGCTGCAGCCGGACCGGCTTTCGCCTGCCATGAGCGAACTGCTCGAGGACGAGTCCAACCTTCCCATGTTCAGCGCTGCGAGCGTCTGGGAGATATCGATCAAAGCCGGTCTGGGCCGCGCCGACTTCACAGTGGATTCTCGTTCGTTCCGCAGGGCCCTGATCGACAACGGCTACGAAGAGCTGTCCATCACGAGCGCGCACGCCGCCGCGATCGCCGATCTGCCTGCGATCCATCGAGACCCTTTCGATCGCATGCTCGTGGCCCAGGCACGAGTGGAGGGAATCACCCTCTTCACCTCGGACCGTGCCGTGAGCGCATACGGCTCACCAGCTCGACTCGTCTGA
- a CDS encoding response regulator, whose product MIRVLLVDDQALFRAGIRMLVSSQPDMEVVAEAGDGQEALAVVAQTAPDVVLMDIRMPVMDGLTATAGILKSPDAPKVVMLTTFDLDEAAARAIRQGASGFLLKDAEPEFLLAAIRTVHSGSNVIAASATRELFAHFTEAAKPVPSAYASLTDREREIFALAARGLSNSEIAGREFLSEATVKTHISRILTKLALRDRVQLVVFAFEHGLN is encoded by the coding sequence ATGATCCGGGTGCTGCTGGTCGACGACCAGGCGCTGTTCCGTGCCGGCATCCGGATGCTGGTGTCGTCCCAGCCAGACATGGAAGTGGTCGCAGAGGCGGGCGATGGGCAGGAGGCGCTCGCCGTCGTGGCGCAGACGGCACCGGACGTGGTGCTCATGGACATCCGAATGCCGGTGATGGACGGTCTCACGGCCACAGCCGGGATCCTCAAGTCGCCGGATGCCCCGAAGGTCGTGATGCTGACGACCTTCGACCTCGACGAGGCCGCAGCACGTGCGATCAGGCAGGGGGCGAGCGGGTTCCTGTTGAAGGATGCCGAGCCGGAGTTCCTGCTCGCCGCGATCCGCACCGTGCACTCAGGGTCGAATGTGATCGCGGCATCCGCCACTCGTGAGCTGTTCGCGCACTTCACCGAGGCGGCGAAACCAGTGCCTTCGGCCTATGCGTCGTTGACCGATCGCGAGCGGGAGATCTTCGCGCTCGCCGCGCGCGGGCTGTCGAACTCGGAGATCGCCGGACGCGAATTTCTCAGCGAGGCCACGGTGAAAACGCACATCAGCCGTATCCTCACCAAGCTCGCGCTGCGCGACCGCGTGCAGCTGGTGGTCTTCGCGTTCGAGCACGGTCTGAACTGA
- a CDS encoding sensor histidine kinase, translating into MIRPLSRTSLVLDIVGAFVLFAVLVPTSLAFYAPGNLSTTVPEAVGIGGLVVAAVLQCGAVAIGRLAPGIALAVAWAGALVQMAAGLGPLPINVAILGVLYAAAAWGTTRVFWAGLVSSFVGGVIAAIYIALSNEQFFVGVGLSSTVASFVLIAFMSILALGSPWLGGFGWRMVLRWRVSREAQTRAELATAEEQERVRIARDMHDVVAHSLAVIVAQSDGARYAAASSPEVAVEALGTISQTARSALSDVRMLLTQLRHRQGDGPQPTIADLEQLFAQVRQAGVEPRVTVDPMPPGEPPGAIQLAVYRILQEALTNAIRHGSGGAVDIRLAWLPDRVEVEVRNAVAVAQVVGAPGGHGLVGMRERAQLVGGSLRAERTGDEFVVHAALPIGATQPSEGRA; encoded by the coding sequence GTGATCCGCCCGCTGTCCCGCACCTCGCTCGTCCTCGACATCGTCGGGGCGTTCGTGCTGTTCGCGGTCCTCGTGCCCACATCGCTCGCGTTCTACGCGCCGGGAAACCTCAGCACCACAGTCCCCGAGGCTGTCGGCATCGGTGGGCTCGTCGTCGCCGCGGTGCTGCAATGCGGCGCGGTGGCGATCGGGCGGCTCGCGCCCGGCATCGCCCTGGCTGTGGCGTGGGCCGGCGCGCTCGTGCAGATGGCGGCGGGGCTCGGGCCCCTTCCGATCAATGTCGCGATCCTCGGCGTGCTGTACGCGGCCGCCGCATGGGGCACGACCCGCGTCTTCTGGGCAGGTCTCGTCTCGTCATTCGTCGGCGGGGTCATCGCGGCGATCTACATCGCCCTCAGCAACGAGCAGTTCTTCGTCGGGGTCGGACTCTCCAGTACCGTCGCGAGCTTCGTGCTGATCGCCTTCATGAGCATCCTCGCGCTCGGCTCGCCATGGCTGGGAGGGTTCGGCTGGCGCATGGTGCTGCGCTGGCGCGTCAGCCGCGAAGCGCAGACGCGAGCCGAACTCGCCACGGCCGAGGAGCAGGAGCGGGTGCGCATCGCCCGCGACATGCACGACGTCGTCGCGCACTCGCTCGCCGTGATCGTGGCGCAGTCCGATGGAGCGCGCTATGCGGCGGCCTCCTCACCAGAGGTCGCAGTCGAGGCACTGGGCACGATCTCGCAGACCGCGCGCTCCGCGCTCTCAGACGTGCGGATGCTGCTCACTCAACTGCGGCATCGCCAGGGCGACGGACCCCAGCCCACCATCGCCGACCTCGAGCAGCTGTTCGCGCAGGTGCGGCAGGCGGGCGTCGAACCGCGCGTCACGGTCGATCCGATGCCGCCGGGCGAGCCACCAGGTGCCATCCAGCTCGCCGTGTACCGCATCCTGCAGGAGGCGCTGACCAATGCCATCCGGCACGGCTCTGGCGGGGCGGTCGACATCCGCCTGGCGTGGCTGCCCGACCGGGTCGAGGTCGAAGTGCGCAATGCGGTCGCGGTCGCTCAGGTCGTCGGCGCTCCCGGCGGACACGGCCTGGTCGGCATGCGAGAGCGCGCGCAGCTCGTCGGCGGCTCGCTGCGGGCCGAGCGCACCGGCGACGAGTTCGTCGTTCATGCGGCACTGCCCATCGGTGCGACGCAACCATCGGAGGGACGCGCATGA
- a CDS encoding 2-phosphosulfolactate phosphatase: MPQPFDQSAYQVRFEWGVAGLQRLAPSDVVVVVDVLRFSSTVTDAVASGRTVTLTDAAGWSRNGAAVVAAAAAAGEPTVLLGSLRNASAVARTVLELQNRRQQRTSVAMIAAGELTDAGDLRFAVEDQLGAGTIIAALSDLGADHTSPDAAAVCESARGLRRAMRHLLTASGSGKEIADGVSATARIEAAGLVPTDTAAAAEVDATDVVPVLSDGVFVAFA; encoded by the coding sequence ATGCCGCAACCGTTCGATCAGTCCGCATACCAGGTCCGCTTCGAGTGGGGTGTCGCGGGACTGCAGCGTCTCGCGCCGTCCGACGTGGTCGTCGTGGTCGACGTGCTCCGCTTCTCATCGACGGTGACGGATGCCGTGGCATCCGGCCGCACGGTCACGCTCACGGATGCCGCTGGCTGGTCGCGCAACGGCGCAGCCGTGGTCGCGGCGGCCGCAGCGGCGGGCGAGCCGACCGTGCTCCTTGGCTCGCTGCGCAACGCCTCGGCCGTGGCGAGGACCGTGCTCGAACTTCAGAACCGACGGCAGCAGCGCACTTCGGTCGCCATGATCGCGGCGGGCGAGCTGACGGATGCCGGAGACCTCCGCTTCGCCGTCGAAGACCAGCTCGGCGCCGGCACGATCATCGCGGCGCTCAGCGACCTGGGCGCCGATCACACCTCGCCGGATGCCGCGGCTGTCTGCGAATCGGCCCGCGGACTGCGACGGGCGATGAGGCATCTGCTGACGGCATCCGGGTCCGGCAAGGAGATCGCCGACGGCGTATCAGCGACCGCGCGCATCGAAGCGGCGGGTCTCGTTCCGACCGACACTGCGGCCGCCGCCGAAGTCGACGCGACCGACGTCGTGCCCGTGCTCAGCGACGGGGTCTTCGTCGCGTTCGCGTGA
- a CDS encoding ABC transporter permease gives MSAVAAVVSDTSATGPRLTWLRDRGMGASVLVAALSSALGVVLVEATMYIGAMLRADPYIGDSGTLAVVVALLSVLLIGVALYVGAIVTANTFSTIIAGRTRYIALVRLIGGSARSQRVEVANQGLVVGALGAVVGLVAGFGIVWIGLGVADRMLGAAASFTLAQPAILIPALGVALTTWAAAWVGSRRVLAVTPLQAIGGSVERSHEDAARRPTRHVGALLLLIAGAALLAFGVLIGLVTPLGVVVAFFGGLLSFTGISLGAVLVMPPLLRLVGKLFGRSATARLAAENALRYPERSSRMAIGVVMGVTLVTMFAVALESVKVLLAKAAGGEVDSEFALIMDSFSAIMMVLVGVSAVIAAVGLVNLLTIGVVQRRREIGLLRAIGLSNGQVRRMILLEALHITITATATGLALGVVYGWIAAQSLLGSVRMPPNFEETAGLVAPAVPWIPVAVIVVATAVLTLVAAAAPTRLATRVAPVEALAVD, from the coding sequence GTGAGCGCCGTCGCCGCCGTCGTCTCGGACACGAGTGCGACGGGCCCGCGCCTCACCTGGTTGCGCGACCGCGGGATGGGAGCCAGCGTGCTGGTCGCCGCCCTGTCATCGGCGCTCGGCGTCGTGCTCGTCGAGGCGACGATGTACATCGGTGCGATGCTGCGGGCCGACCCGTACATCGGTGACAGCGGAACGTTGGCCGTCGTGGTCGCACTGCTGTCCGTGCTGCTGATCGGCGTCGCGCTCTACGTCGGCGCGATCGTCACCGCCAACACGTTCTCGACGATCATCGCCGGGCGTACGCGGTACATCGCGCTGGTGCGGCTGATCGGCGGGAGCGCCCGTTCCCAGCGGGTCGAGGTCGCGAATCAGGGGCTGGTCGTCGGCGCACTCGGCGCCGTGGTCGGTCTGGTCGCGGGCTTCGGCATCGTCTGGATAGGACTGGGCGTCGCCGATCGGATGCTGGGCGCGGCGGCCTCGTTCACACTGGCGCAGCCGGCGATTCTGATCCCTGCGCTCGGGGTCGCGCTGACGACGTGGGCGGCAGCCTGGGTCGGATCCCGGCGCGTGCTCGCGGTGACTCCGCTGCAGGCGATCGGAGGGTCGGTGGAGCGCTCGCACGAGGATGCCGCACGGCGCCCCACGCGTCACGTCGGAGCGCTGCTGCTGCTCATCGCCGGTGCGGCGCTGCTGGCGTTCGGCGTGCTCATCGGACTGGTGACGCCGCTGGGCGTGGTCGTGGCGTTCTTCGGCGGACTGCTCTCGTTCACCGGGATCTCACTGGGCGCCGTGCTGGTGATGCCGCCGCTGCTGCGTCTGGTCGGAAAGCTGTTCGGGCGCTCGGCGACGGCACGGCTCGCCGCGGAGAACGCGCTGCGGTATCCGGAGCGCTCCAGCCGCATGGCGATCGGTGTCGTCATGGGTGTGACTCTGGTGACGATGTTCGCGGTCGCGCTGGAATCGGTCAAGGTGCTTCTGGCGAAGGCCGCGGGTGGAGAGGTCGACTCGGAGTTCGCCCTGATCATGGACAGCTTCTCCGCCATCATGATGGTGCTGGTCGGCGTCTCGGCGGTGATCGCCGCGGTCGGGCTGGTGAACCTGCTCACGATCGGAGTCGTGCAGCGGCGACGCGAAATCGGGCTGCTGCGCGCGATCGGGCTGTCGAACGGCCAGGTGCGACGGATGATCCTGCTCGAGGCCCTGCACATCACGATCACGGCGACCGCCACCGGTCTCGCACTCGGCGTCGTGTACGGCTGGATCGCCGCGCAGTCGCTGCTCGGCTCTGTGCGGATGCCGCCGAACTTCGAAGAGACCGCGGGGCTTGTGGCTCCGGCCGTGCCGTGGATCCCGGTGGCCGTGATCGTCGTCGCGACTGCGGTGCTGACCCTCGTGGCTGCCGCGGCGCCCACCCGGCTCGCAACCAGGGTGGCACCGGTCGAGGCGCTGGCCGTGGACTGA
- a CDS encoding AMP-binding protein, with protein MTGLIATQADDAVQLQQDLARALDGGPALALGMLGLGASDDEPEVVDEGTAVVIGTSGSSGIPKRVVLSAEALRAGAEATALRIGSGSWLLALPAGYVAGLQVLARSILSGTTPVVLRDGFSARSFAEATLPMLRGRGEKLFTSLVPAQVATLLDAAVDDTTVLAALQAYSAILVGGQALPEPVRERATELGVHLVRTYGSTETSGGCVYDGVPLETVAVKTVDGELRIAGPMLADGYLGDPALTGATFERDEHGIRWYRTGDLGIVEDGVVRVHGRADNVIVSGGVNISLDRVERIVRGIPGLTSAVVVGVDDERWGEASVIVAERGEALRRSESEQLGHAREVVAEQLGKPARPARMIIVDEMATLSSGKPDREAIRRLVAELH; from the coding sequence ATGACAGGACTGATCGCCACGCAGGCCGACGACGCCGTGCAGCTGCAGCAGGATCTCGCTCGAGCGCTCGACGGCGGCCCGGCATTGGCACTGGGGATGCTCGGCCTCGGCGCCTCGGACGACGAGCCGGAGGTCGTGGACGAGGGCACGGCCGTTGTGATCGGAACGTCCGGGTCCAGCGGCATCCCGAAGCGCGTCGTGCTGAGCGCAGAGGCTCTGCGCGCCGGAGCCGAGGCGACCGCACTCCGCATCGGATCGGGCAGCTGGCTGCTCGCGCTGCCGGCCGGATACGTCGCAGGTCTGCAGGTGCTGGCGCGCTCGATCCTCTCCGGAACCACTCCGGTGGTGCTGAGAGACGGGTTCTCGGCCCGAAGCTTCGCCGAGGCGACCCTGCCGATGCTGCGCGGCCGGGGCGAGAAGCTGTTCACGTCGCTGGTGCCGGCGCAGGTCGCGACCCTGCTCGATGCGGCCGTCGATGACACGACCGTCCTCGCCGCACTCCAGGCGTACTCCGCGATCCTCGTCGGAGGCCAGGCGCTCCCTGAGCCGGTGCGGGAGCGCGCCACCGAGCTCGGCGTGCACCTCGTGCGTACCTACGGCTCGACAGAGACGAGCGGCGGGTGCGTGTACGACGGCGTCCCGCTCGAGACCGTCGCAGTGAAGACCGTCGACGGCGAACTGCGCATCGCCGGACCCATGCTCGCCGACGGCTACCTCGGTGATCCTGCCCTCACCGGGGCCACCTTCGAGCGCGACGAGCACGGCATCCGCTGGTATCGCACCGGCGATCTCGGCATCGTCGAAGACGGTGTCGTGCGCGTGCACGGCCGCGCCGACAACGTGATCGTCTCGGGCGGCGTCAACATCTCCCTCGACCGGGTCGAGCGCATCGTCCGCGGCATCCCGGGTCTGACAAGTGCCGTCGTGGTCGGCGTCGACGACGAGCGATGGGGCGAGGCATCCGTCATCGTCGCCGAGCGCGGCGAGGCGCTGCGGCGCAGCGAATCCGAACAATTAGGGCATGCGCGCGAGGTCGTCGCGGAGCAGCTGGGCAAGCCTGCGCGGCCTGCACGGATGATCATCGTCGACGAGATGGCGACGCTGAGCTCTGGAAAGCCCGACCGTGAGGCGATCCGTCGCCTGGTCGCCGAACTGCACTGA
- a CDS encoding spermidine synthase — protein MGRTRARDAEHPEARLDHGGIARVIPSEFTTGFELIVDDTPQSHVDLDDPTHLHFEYVVRMGAVIDQLTSAGAPLTAVHLGAGALTVPRYIEATRPGSRQQVIELEAPLAALVREHLPLPRGASIRIRIGDARAGVPKLPPALTGACDLVVSDVYSGAQTPAHLTSVEFYREVSELLAPVGVLLVNVADGPGLAFARRQVATIAHVLPEVALLADTQVLKGRRFGNLVIAASASPLPTAWLPRMLAAGPHPAKIAQDGEVTAFAKGARIVTDADAVASPKPDASIFLR, from the coding sequence ATGGGACGGACACGAGCTCGGGATGCCGAACACCCCGAGGCGCGCCTCGACCACGGCGGGATCGCCCGGGTGATCCCCTCGGAGTTCACGACCGGCTTCGAGCTGATCGTCGACGACACCCCGCAGTCCCACGTCGACCTCGACGACCCCACGCACCTGCATTTCGAGTACGTCGTGCGCATGGGTGCAGTGATCGATCAGCTGACCTCGGCGGGTGCACCGTTGACCGCCGTGCACCTCGGCGCCGGCGCGCTGACCGTCCCCCGCTACATCGAGGCCACCAGACCGGGCTCGCGTCAACAGGTGATCGAATTGGAAGCGCCGCTGGCCGCTCTCGTGCGCGAGCACCTGCCGCTGCCTCGCGGGGCGTCGATCCGCATTCGGATCGGGGATGCGCGCGCTGGTGTTCCGAAACTGCCGCCCGCGCTCACCGGCGCCTGCGACCTCGTCGTCTCGGACGTCTACTCCGGCGCGCAGACGCCCGCCCATCTGACCAGCGTGGAGTTCTATCGCGAGGTGTCAGAGCTCCTCGCCCCGGTCGGAGTGCTGCTCGTCAACGTCGCCGACGGTCCTGGGCTCGCGTTCGCGCGACGGCAGGTCGCCACGATCGCGCACGTGCTCCCCGAGGTCGCGCTGCTCGCCGACACTCAGGTGCTGAAGGGCCGCCGGTTCGGGAATCTGGTGATCGCGGCATCCGCTTCTCCCCTGCCGACCGCATGGCTGCCGCGGATGCTGGCGGCCGGCCCCCACCCGGCGAAGATCGCGCAGGATGGCGAGGTCACCGCCTTCGCGAAAGGTGCGCGGATCGTCACGGATGCGGATGCTGTGGCCTCCCCGAAGCCGGACGCGTCGATCTTCCTGCGCTGA
- a CDS encoding type II toxin-antitoxin system Phd/YefM family antitoxin, whose amino-acid sequence MPTVNMHEAKTHLSKLVNAASDGEVVIIAKAGKPVAKLTRIDSPTARRRLGFLAGDAQVPDDFDEIAGADIAALFEGEDA is encoded by the coding sequence ATGCCCACTGTCAACATGCACGAGGCGAAGACCCACCTTTCGAAGCTGGTCAATGCCGCCTCCGACGGCGAAGTGGTGATCATCGCGAAGGCCGGCAAGCCCGTGGCGAAATTGACGCGCATCGATTCTCCGACCGCGCGCAGACGACTCGGTTTCCTCGCCGGCGACGCACAGGTTCCCGACGACTTCGACGAGATCGCCGGCGCCGATATCGCGGCCCTGTTCGAGGGCGAGGACGCCTGA